The Stenotrophomonas indicatrix DNA segment GGCCGGCCTGATGGCCGATGGCGATACCACCATCGATCGCATTTACCACCTTGATCGCGGCTACGAGAACATCGAAGAGAAGTTGTCTTCGCTCGGCGCCACCATCCGGCGCGTGGCCGCATGATCCTGCGCGGCAGGTTCAGCCGTCGCCGCAAGGCGCTGCTGGTGCTGGTGCTGATCGTACTGGCGTGGCTGGGCTACGCCTGGTACGCCAACATCGCCATCACCAAGGGCATCGAGCAGAAGGACATGGACTGGAATGGCGATGGCACGGTAACCCGTGACGAGATCATCCAGTCGTTCTACGCGGTGGCGGTCAACGACAGCCAGGACGGCAACCGCCATTGCCGCACGTTCGTGCGCCGATCCTCGGGCGAGCAGATCCGGGTGGACTGCCGCACCGAGTTCAAGCCGGCGGAAGCGCCGAAGAAATAAAAAAAACGCCCGCGAAAGCGGGCGTTTTTCATTTGGTAGTGCCGGCCGCTGGCCGGCAACCCCACGAATGGATGCCGGCCAGCGGCCGGCACTACCGATTCGTGCGTCAGTTCATCGCCTTGATGGTCAGGTCCAGCGCATCGCGGCCGCTTTCACGCTGCAGCATGCGCGCCGGCACCGGGAACTCCGGCACGATCCAGGCAATCAGCTCCTTGTTGCCGTCGACGCGCGAGACCTTGGTCGCCTCGTAGCTCTTGCCGCCGACGGTGACCGCTTCCTTGCCCACCACGCGGTAGGTCATGTTCTTGATGCGGCCCTCGTCGACCATGCGATAGGTCAGCGGCTTGCCGGCAGCCAGGTCGCGGGCGATGGCCAGGTTGATCAGCAGCGCGTCCATGTCGCCGGCCTTCAGGGCGATCGGTCCGGCGCGGTCCGGTTTGATGTCGCCGGTCCAGGTGGCCTGATTGCTGGTCCAGTTGTAGTTCGCCTGCACATTGCGCTTCTTCACCAGCAACGCCGAGCGATCCTGGCTGCTGAGCGGGCGCAGCTGCCCGCGCACTTCCTCGAACACCGTGCTCTGGCTCAGGTCGGCCAGCTGGTTCTTGACCTGCAGGCTGTAGCGCCACTTGTTGGTGCCTTCGCTGGCCAGGGTCATGCTGCCATTGGCCTGCATGCCCATGTAGCTGGCCAGGTAGTCGGCCTTGAACGGCTGCAGGGCCATGGCCGGCAGGCTGACCACCGACAATGCGGCAGCGGCGATCCAGGTCAGGGGGCGGGTCAGGGTGTTCATGCTCAGACTCCTTGGTATTCGATCAGGCGCAGATCGACGCGATCTTCGCCGTCTTCGCGTTGCAGGA contains these protein-coding regions:
- a CDS encoding EF-hand domain-containing protein, translating into MILRGRFSRRRKALLVLVLIVLAWLGYAWYANIAITKGIEQKDMDWNGDGTVTRDEIIQSFYAVAVNDSQDGNRHCRTFVRRSSGEQIRVDCRTEFKPAEAPKK
- a CDS encoding DUF3108 domain-containing protein, translated to MNTLTRPLTWIAAAALSVVSLPAMALQPFKADYLASYMGMQANGSMTLASEGTNKWRYSLQVKNQLADLSQSTVFEEVRGQLRPLSSQDRSALLVKKRNVQANYNWTSNQATWTGDIKPDRAGPIALKAGDMDALLINLAIARDLAAGKPLTYRMVDEGRIKNMTYRVVGKEAVTVGGKSYEATKVSRVDGNKELIAWIVPEFPVPARMLQRESGRDALDLTIKAMN